The sequence below is a genomic window from Bacteroidota bacterium.
ATGCACTTGCTGTATTGCTCTTTATCTGCACAGCAGCCCCTCCCGAAGCAGGATTGATATCTAACAACGTGGCAGGTGAGTTTGTGCCAATTCCTACTCGGCCTTGATTGCTAATAACCATGCGCTGCGTGTTACTAGTTCGAAATTTTAAGGCACGACTGTCGGTAGTACCAATAAAGTTATTTATGGTATCGGTGCCTGCGTTACCAGTAAGCGACCATTGGGCATTTGCTTGAGTGCCAAGCATTGCAATTGCTACCAATGGCAGCAGGTTTAGAATTCTTTTCATCATAATTTTAGCTATTAATTGGTTAATGATGCGTCAAAAGTATACTTTCGGGGAGGCGATAGCAATCCCGTAAAAAGGTGATTTTTGATTATCTCCTAAAAACAGGATTTTTTGTTTTATGTACTTTTTTAATTGGATACGAATTACTTTTGGCGCTAATGAAAAACTTTATAAAGTATAGTTTAATTTTTTGTGCCCATTTTATTGGCGTGTTTCATGTTGTTGCACAATCTACAGAGAAGGACTCCCTTTTAACTTTTATTACTACAAACGAAAAGACAAATATCATAGAAGCATTAAATGCCCGGATTGTACTTGCAAGTATTTGTATCAAAAGCTCCGATACGGTTTTGGCGTCAAGGTTATTGCGTGAGAGTATGATTATCAGTAAAGAGAAAAATAATTATTTCTATTTAAGCAGTACGCTGATAACATGGTCTAGCTATTTTTTAAGCATTGGAAATTACGATGCTTCAGATAGTTGTGCAAATGAGGCACTCCGACACCTTCAAGAATGCAGTACAGACGATTGCTTTTATAACAAGGTGAATGCGTTGAGCAATCTATCGGTCGGTAAAGAGCAAAAGGGCTATATAGTATCTTCTATCGACCTCAAACTAAAAGCGCTTGATATTGCAGAGAAACTTACTCATGTTCAAAAAAATAAAACTCTCACATTATTATATAGCGGCCTGGCATCTTTGTTTGCCAATCAGGGACAATATAAAAAGGCAGCATATTATGATAATAAATGTGTGCAAGCACAACTTAGCTTGGGCATTAGAAATCTTAACCTAGGCGATGCATATGTTTATTTAGCTGACGATTATATGTGTGCTGGTTTCACTGATAGTGCCGCACAAATTTTACATGGTATAAAACCCCTGGTCGATTCTTTGAACATACCTAAAATGTATGCACGTTATTATGCATATAGTGCCAAGTTAAATTACTTACAAAAAAATTATTTGCAAGCAATAGACGATGGAGTTAAGGGCCGCGATTATGCATTACAATCGCGCAGCAGCAAGACCTGCATGGTTGCGCTGCTTGCAGCCGGGCGTTCTTATATTGCTTTGCAACAGCCCCAAAAGGCTATGCCATTGTTGAGTGAAGATTTGCAAATTGCACGAGCGGTACAATCGTTACGTGAGCAAAGTTTTGCTCTAAAAGAATTGGCAATTGCAAGTATGCAATTGCAAAAACCAGCTGAGGCTTATGAATATTTACTACAATTTGAAGTAATTAAAGACAGCATTCAGGCCAGGAACGAAATGATAAGGCTTAATGAAATTGAAACTCAATATCAGGCAGAAAGGAGGGCAAAGGCAATACAACTTCTCGAAACAGAAAAGTTACTACAAGCGGCTTCTTATAAGCAAAAGACAACTCGATTATATGTTTTAGTTGGATGCCTTCTTGTTGTAGTCTTAATAGGTATTTTAGTTTTTAGAAACTATAGACAAAAACAAATTATACAAACAAAAAAAATAAAGGAACTAGAACAAAAAAAACAAATGGATGCGGTAAGCAACATGATATTGGGGCAAGAAACTGAGCGCAATAGAATGGCCAAAGACCTTCATGATGGAATAGGAGGAATGCTAAGCGGAGTAAAATTAAATTTATCAGCAATGAAAGGAAACATGATTATCCATGAACAAGCTGCAAACTTGTTTACAAAATCTATCGCACAGTTGGATAGTGCGATTAGAGAAATGCGAAGAGTAGCACACAATATGATGCCCGAAGCATTATTGCAATTGGGATTGGCCGAAGCAATTCATGATTATTGCCAGGGCATTAACGAAAGTAAGTTGATAGAAATACAATTTGTGAATTTGTGTTCGAATCTATCATTGGAGAAATCGTTAGAAATAGTTCTGTATCGCATTGTGCAAGAGTTAACAAATAATGCCATTAAACATGCGGAAGCAAAAAACCTTTTTATTCAAATTTCGTGTAACGAAAATATTTTGAATCTCACAATTGAAGATGATGGCAACGGATTTGAAGTTTCTTCCTTCACTTCGTTACCGGGCAACGGTTCCGGGTTGCTCAATGTACAATCGAGAGTTGATTATGTGAAAGGGAAGATGGAAATCGTTTCAAAACCAAACAAGGGAACCAGTGTTATGATTGAAATACCTATTAATGAGAAGTAAGACACAATGATAAATATAATGGTGGTTGACGACCATGAAATGGTACTAGAAGGAATGCGAAATATGCTCGCAAGAATTAGCAATGTAAGTTTAGTGGCCACTGCATCCAATGCCATAGATGCAATTGCCGTTTTAAAATGCAATCAGGTACAGGTTGCTTTTGTGGATATTAATTTGCCCGATATTAGTGGAATAGAGCTGTGTAGGAAAATAAAAAAGGAATTTGCATCCATACATGTGATAGCACTTAGCTCGTTTGCACAGCGTAGTTATGTATCGCAAATGATAGCAAATGGTGCATCGGGGTATTTGATTAAAAGTGCAGGTAAGGAAGAAATTGAAGAGGCCATTGAAGCTGTTTTGAAAAATAAAATATACATAAGCAAGCAGATTGGTGCCGGATATTTATCCCCTGTTTCGGACGCGATACCTACACTAACCAGACGCGAGAAGGAAGTTTTACTATACATTTCGCAAGGGTTGACCAATAAGGATATAGCGGAGAAAATATTTGTAAGCCAAAGCACCGTTGATAGTCATCGTAAAAATTTGCTTGCAAAATTTAATGTGCAAAATACCGCTTCGCTTATTACTATTGCAGTAAAGTTAGGGGTGTTAACTTAATGTAACCCCAAAAGTAGTTGACTTCATTTTTAAAGAATGTTTTCAAAGTGTTTATTGAAATTTACACTAGCCAATGACTTAATACTTGGCAAAGCTTGTTTTTAGGCGTCATTAATTACATTACTTTCTTCCGTATTGTTGAATTGCTTTTTTTACTTTCGCAGAAAAATGATACACCATTTGAGCAACAAATTTGTATAATGAGAATCTCCAACTTGATTGTATTTTCTGTTATTGTCTTAACCACCTCATTTGCTTTTGCTCAAACCAAACAAGTGCAAATTAATTTTGTGCCAACTTTAGGTAAGGATAAAATACAATTAACAGAGATACCACAAGTGTTGCGCAGCAAAGACCAATTGCAAGTTGAAGTTTTAAAATATTATGTTGCAAATATTACGTTTAGGCATAAAGGGAATTTGGTTTTTGAAGAGAAAAATAGTGTACACTTAATAGATGCCAAGGCCGTAGGCGCATCAACAATCAAGGTAACAATGCTTGATACAATAAGGTATGATCAAATAAATTTCAACCTTGGTATAGATAGCATAACCAATGTAGCGGGAGCATTGGGTGGCGATTTAGATCCTACCAATGGTATGTATTGGACTTGGCAAAGTGGATACATTAATTTTAAACTCGAGGGAAAAAGTTTACTAAGCGTATATAAGAATGGCGAGTTTCAGTTGCATATTGGAGGATATTTAAAACCGGCTAATGCACTACAACCTGTAAGTTTGGATGTCAATTGCAAGCAAGTATTGAATGTTGGTTTTGATATAGGAACATTTATAAATGCGATAGACATTGCAACTCAACATCACATCATGTCTCCTTCTCCTGTGGCAGTGCAGTTGGCTCAAGCAGCAGCAAGATCTTTTAATGTAATAGCAGAATGAAATTGAATCTTTTTTTTCTGTTACTTATAGTTGCTTTTTGTTGTGCCTTTCAATTCGCTAAGGATAGTTTGTTTCAAGTGCCTCCCCATTTTCCGAAACCTGTATATAATTTTGTAAATAATGCATTAACCAAAGAGCGAATATTTTTGGGACGTGTATTGTTTTATGATCCTATTTTATCGCGCAACAATACCATATCATGTGCAAGTTGCCACTCACCATATTCTGCCTTTGCCCATGTAGATCATGCATTAAGTCATGGCATTGATGATAAGATAGGAATACGCAATGCGCCTGCATTGTTTAATCTTGCATGGCATGATAAATTTATGCGCGATGGTGCAATCAATCATTTGGATATGCAAGCACTTGCACCAATTAGCAATGCAAGCGAAATGGATGAAAACATTAGTAATGTGGTGGATAAGTTGCAAACAAGCGCATTCTACCGCTCTTTGTTTTTCGATGCTTATGGCGATTCGATGGTTACTGGCGAGCTAACCTTAAAAGCTATTTCTCAATTTATGCTCACACTTGTATCGGCTAATGCTAAGTATGATAGTGTCATGCTTGGTAAAAGTAATTTTACTAGTCAGGAAAAAAGTGGTTACGATATATTTAGAAATAATTGCAACAGTTGCCATACCGAACCTTTGTTCACAAACAACCAACTGATGCGTAATGGCTTACCCATTGATTCGTTGTTGAATGATTATGGAAGATACACGATTACAAAACTAAATGCAGATTCTTTAAAATTTAAAGTACCTAGTTTAAGAAATATTGAGTTTACATTTCCTTATATGCATGATGGACGTTTCAAAAAATTAAATGATGTAATTAATCATTATGTAACCACCGGTAGTAATAAAAATGATTTCGAGTCGGCATTAAACCATCCCATCCAATTAACATCTGACCAGAAGGTAGATTTAATTGCATTTTTACTAACTTTAAGCGATAAGCAATTTTTAATAGATAGCTCATACCATTTCCCCAGGGAAATATTAAATAAAATGAATAAATAGATAAAAAATAAATTACCATGATGAGAAAATTGAATTTATTAATTGCAATGTTTGCCATTGTAACCGTATGCAAAGCGCAGTTAAGCCCGGCCATAACAAGTTGGCTGCAAAACACTACACAAACGGGCACCTACTATATGGCAGGGAATAGTATTGCACAATCAAATGGAATTTTAGTAAACTGTCAGTTAGTTGAATACTCTGCTAATAATGTTTATATACATACTACAGGTGTGCCGGCCTATCCAACAGGCCCATTTTTAGATGGCAACCCTTCGGTTGCAAGTAATCAGAATGCAATTTTCAAATTTCCGTTAGCTCCTGTGCAAAATACAGGGCAACCAAACCCAACCACACCGGGTAATATTGGTGTATTAATTAATGGTGTAGCCATGTTTGACTATCGGGATGGCGTGGCATGGAATCCCAATTCCAGCGCACTATGTGGAGGGCCCGGTAATCCTCCCTGTCCAGGTGGAATGGGAGTAGTAATGGATTGGAACAGAGATGCTGTGCCTGCAGAGATGGATGGCTTCGATTGTTCGAAAGCGCATCCTGCCATGGGCAATTATCATCATCATCAAAATCCTTCGGCCTTCAAGTGGGATATTAATATTTTATCTACCGTATGTAATTTATATGATGCGGATGGTTTATACTCAATAAACAGTGCAATGCACTCGCCTCTTATTGGTTTTGCGTATGATGGGTTTCCAATTTATGGAGCTTATGGTTATAAAAATGCAAATGGTACAGGTGGCATAGAGCGCATACGCTCTGGTTATCAATTGCGCAATATTACTGTACGTAATATCGACCCCAATGGCAATACTGTTTCGGCCGGACCCAATGTTAGTGCCACGTATCCACTTGGTTATTTTAAAGAAGATTATGAGTTCATAGCACATCCTAATCAAGAAGAATATTTAGACACACACAATGGTAGGTTTTGTATTACTCCTGAATATCCTTTGGGCACGTACTGTTATTTTGCTACCGTAGATTCAAATTGGAATTCGGCATATCCATATTTTGTAGGCCCTACATTTTATGGGGTACATGCCAATAGAAAGGTAACTGTCGTAAACGAACTAACCACCGTTTATTCACCAACAATAGGTATTAAGGATGACGATGAAAATAAATTGATGGTACGAGTATCGCCAAATCCTTCAAGCGAATTTATTGTGATACAAGTAATAGGATTAAATCGCGAAGCATTGCAGGTAGCATTATATGATGCAAGTGGAAAATTAATTTCAACAAGTAGCATCAATGCAGGTGCAACCAATACATTTATTGATGCAAGAACAATATATGCCGGCAACTATATTGTTAAAGTAACCGGACAACGCAGTAGTGTTTCGCAACAAATTACGATTGTAAAGTAAAGTAGTGAAATGGATTCATAAATCACATCTTCACCACCCGCTTCACACCAACCAAATTCTCACAATCAAATAGTCTGAGTAAATAATTTAGCCATCGCGCACCCCCGGCCCCTGAAGGGGAGCCTTCCGCACGGTTTTGCACAAGCTTATCTTTTGAATTATCATTTTTAACTTCTTATTTCATCTTCACCGCCCGCTTTACACCAAGTAAATTATTTTCATCAAACAGCTTCAACAAATAATTTCCTGCACTCAATCCTTGCAGATTAATTTGTGTGTTGGTTGCATTTAGTTTTTGAGTTAGCAATTCCTTTCCCAGCATATCGTGCAATGCAATTATACAATTGCTACTTGCCAAATTTGTTGTGATGGTGATAAAATCATTGGTGGGATTTGGGGCTACCATGAAATAAATATTGCCCTCTAATAAATTTACTCCCAGGCAATTGTCAACCCACACACTATCCGTTGCAGCATTGCTGCAACTGTTACTATCCAAATATACGTAGTAAAAGTAATTCCAACCTGTGGCAACAGCACTTGGGTCAAAGGTGAGGCCGGTGAGGCCGTTGCCTGTGAGGGTGCCACCGAGCGGGTTTGGTGGGTTTATAGTTTGTAAGCCGGCATTTTTACAAAGTGTGTCCATCGCAAATGCATTGAATATAATTTGCGGATTAGGATTTACTATCGCCAAAATTACATCACTTCCCATGCAACCATTCGCATCGGTTACTGTAACTGTATACGTTGCACTGCTGTTTGTAAACATGGTTTGAGTGCTTGTACCGTTGTTCCACAAATAATTTGTAAAACCTGCACCGCCATCTAACACCAAACTTGCACAAGCTATGGTGTCGTTGCCAAGATTTACCACCGGTAAGGCATTTATTGTCAGATTATAAAAAGTAGTATCGCTGAATGGCGGCACCAAATTTGTCCGGATAAGTTGAGCTGTATAGTTTCCGGTGGACGTGTAAACATGCGAGGTTGTTGCCGAATACGATACATTGAGTGGCCCGGATGCGGGGTCATCAAAATTCCACTCAAATGAAACATAGTTTATGGAATCATTTGCACTAAAGTTCGTGGCATCGCCAAAGCAAAACTTTTCGATACCAATAGAACGATAAGCACTTTGGTTCAAATTAGGAAGACCATATTGACATAATTTTCCTAGTAGATATATTCCACTATCTACATAATTGCAACCAAACCCAACAATGTTTGGGTTGTTCACCACAGACAACCAATCGCTAGTATTGTGAGCGATATATATTTTGCCATTGGGTGCAAGTTGTATGCCCCCTAAAGAGAAACCCCCCATGGTTGTTGCAGGTATATCAATTCGCGAGGCGTTTATAGTAACCGAATTGCCAGAGGATAAATCCCACTGAAAAAGTTTGACAAAATTTGATGACGAGCCATATAACACATGACCATTTGGCGAAAACTCCACTCCATAAGCTCCTTCGTTAGAGCCTGTAGAATTTAACGTTATTGGATTTGTAAGTATTCCTGTCAACGAATCGAAATCAAAAACATAAAAAAAATCGGGTTCATATACAGCCATTGCAACACGATTACCCTGAGGAGAAAATTTTAAATAACCTAGACTATTTAAATTAGCAGTATTGAATACTGGGCCAACATTCGATATTACAGGAACAGGATTCAATCCGGCAGCTGTAAGCAAATAAGCTACAAATTCATTTCCGATGCTTGCATGCGATAATATCCATATATCAGTGCCATTGCCATGAGTAATTGCATTAATCCGCTCTGTGGTAGGAGTGTAGAGAATCTGATTTTTTAAAATGACACTCCCCAAACCACCATTGGAGCTCATATCAACAATATTATATTGAAATCCTGTAACATAGTTTTCTGGACCTGCAGTGAAAATATAGTACATTGTATTCGAGCCCCCGGCTTCTTCACTATACATGCCGATTGTGTGGTGGTTTCATCACCTTCAAGTCCGGTGCCATTTGCCATGGGCACATGGTTTTTATTCCATACGGTATATCCATTGGTGTAAAAAAGAATATTTCCATTGTCATCGGATATACTGCTGCAGCCTTCTAACTGGTCCATAGCGCTATTTGTAATTGCAACTGACGCACCGTCATTAAAATCGAGACCAGCCTTGTTACCAAAATACCATGTATTTGCATATTTCTGTGCATGTATTATTTGACAGGTCGACAAACAAATTATTGCGAGTAAGCGTAGGTGTTTTTTCATATTAAATCAGGTGTTGTGCATACTAAAATAAAATAACGATTTCTTTATTCCAAAAGTAATATATATTTCGATAGGTTTTCAATTTGATTTTGTTTTACATTTGTGGGAAGTTTTTTAAGTGCTATGCCAAAACTTTATGAATATCTCGGAATTGTTTTTTTGTTTTACAGCGATGAACACTTACCAGTTCATGTACACGCACAATATCAGGACTTTCAAAACAAATTAGCATTTATTTATGAAGATGGTGTTTTCGTAGGATTAAAAATTAAAAAAGTAAGAGGGTTTAAGGAGCTACCTTTAGCTCAGTTATCCGATGCGAAAATATTTTGTACAGTATATCAAAAGCAAATTTTAGAAAAGTGGAACGATTTCTTTATCTTGAAAAAGAAGATAAAATCTGAAAAAATAACAAAGAAAATAAAAGGAGTATGAAAATTATAAATATAATTGATGCCATATATAAAGAAGGTTATAAATTGCAATTAACCTTCAATGATAAGAAAGTACGGGTAGTGGATTTCGAGAAATTTTTAAAAACGAAGCCTCATCCTCAATACAATAAATACAATAAAATTAGCAACTTCAAGAAATTCAAAATTGAATGGGGTAATGTGGTATGGGGTAAGAATTGGGATTTGATTTTTCCGGTTGACCAATTATACCGTGGCAAAATCTTGTAAAAATTATTTCATTTAATAACATCCTTACTACTGAATTCAATTCTATTAAATTTCCTGTTTCAAATACTTTAGAGTAAATAATTTGCCATCGCTCACCCCTTCCCTAAAGGGCGCAGCCGCACGGTCTTGAACAGACATTTTTTTAGCACTTGCCTTTTTTAATTTGCCTTTTTGATTGCTTTTATTTTCCTATTTCACTCTCACCAATCGCTTCATCAACCCACACACTATCCGTTGCAGCATTGCTGCAACTGTTACTATCCATATATACGTAGTAAAAGTAATTCCAGCCTGTGGCAACTGCACTTGGGTCAAAAGTGAGACCGGTTAATCCATTGCCTGTAAGTGTGCCTCCAAGCGGGTTTGGCGGGTTTATGGTTTGTATGCCGGCATTTTTGCAAAGTGTGTCTATTACAAAAGCATTAAATATTATTTGTGGATTGGGATTTATGGTGGCCACAATTACATCATTCGCCTTGCATCCATTTGCATCTGTTACGGTAACAGTATACGCTGCACTGTTGGTGGCAATTATGGTTTGTGTGCTTGCGCCTGTGTTCCATAAATAATTTGTAAAACCTGTGCCGCCATCTAAAACCAAACCTGCACATGCTGTTGTATCGTTGCCAAGTGTGGGTTGCGGCAAATCGTTTACAGTTATGTTGTAGTATGTTTTCGATAAACAGTATTGCGTTTTTATTACCACTTTAATTATGTGTGTGCCAAGGCCAATATTAGAAATAGCAACCGAATCGCCATTTGCAGAAAGTACATTGTCTACATACCATTTTATATTGTTGTATGGATAATGCAATTCCATTGCAGCAAAGAGAGTATCGTTTTTACAAAGTGATGTTTTTGCAAACCAGGCATTGGCAATCAAATTATCGCAATCGGTCAATGTATCGGTTACGGTATTGGTTTGCACAGGAGGATTAAAATCAAAATAAATAAAACTTGTGTTGTTTACTGTTGTGCCAAGTGGCAAACTATCGTGCAACTTTATACTAAACTGCACATAGCCATGACTGTTGGGTTCGTCATTTGTGCTATCAGGCAAGTTGATATTTGGAAAATTGAAACGTAAATTATTTCCTATCAGTTGCACTTGCGGTTGGTGCGAATAAGCCAACAACTCAAACGTGCTTGCATCAAGCGCAGCATTAAGTGTATCCATCACATATATATGTTGTGCAGGTGCATTGCCTGTATTTTGAAATTGTATGGTGTAGGTGAGTTTACCATCGGCATTTTCTATTCTATCAATTGGATAAACCGATTGTGAATTTGGGTCATAACTATTTACAACTGTAAAGCAATGTGTGAGTGTGTTGTTTGCAGGAATGTTGTCGCCTATGGTTGGTGTTACATTTACCTCAAAACAAACTTGTTGGCCAAGTTGTGCAAGCGTATCCGTTTGCACTTGTATTTGAAAATCATTATCAAAATCAACCAAACCAAAATCTGCAATTGTGTACGTGAGGGTATCGCCATTTAAGGTTGGTGTGAGTGCGCCATTAACTGTGACTATATACGATGCCGGGCCGGTGATAATTATTTGCACCGCACCACTTGTGCCTGCGGCACAATGAAGGCCGTAATGATTGCTAATATCTCCGGCAAATATTTTTACATTAGCAAAGTTGGCAGGGCGGAAGATGCCGGAATCGCGCAACACGGTTTTTACACCTACATCAAAGCCGGGTTTACAGCCGAGAGCAAAATTATTATTTTCATTTTGCAGATTGTTACTTTCAATATACGCTGTATCGTAAAAAGTGGAAGGGCAAACCACTAAAAGTGCTAAATTAGTTGTATCAACTTCTATAGTATATAATCCTGTATCCGTATCAAAGGAATAAACTCCTTCAAAATTGGTGAAAGTGCTTTGCTCTATGAAACCATCAGAATACAAGTTCAATTTTATGTTTGAGTATTTTGGTTCGGGACCATTCGAAATGCAATTGGAATTTGTATCAGCATAAACGTTCCCACTTATATTCCAGTATGAGGGGCAACCATCAGAATTGAATATGTTGCAAAGTGGAAGTGTTGAAAGTGGTGGATTGCTATTTGTAACATTGCCATAATTGGGAATACATTGGATACCGGTATTAGTGAAATTAAAATCATAAATCGCATTTAGCTTAGGCAGGCAATACAAATTGGGGTTGTTATTGCAATATAAATAATACAACGAGTCGGGCAAAGCAGGCAGGCTTGTGAGTTGGTTGTTATCGCAATATAAATAAGTCAATGAATTTGGCAAGGTTGGCAGGCTTGTGAGTTGGTTGTTATAGCAATGTAAATCAGTCAAAGAATTTGGCAATGTTGGCAGGCTTGTTAATTGGTTGTTATAGCAATGTAAATCAGTCAAAGAATTTGGCAATGTTGGCAGGCTGGTTAATTGGTTGTTGCTGCAACCTAAATTAGTCAATGAATTTGGCAAGGTTGGCAGGCTTGTTAATTGGTTGTTATCGCAATATAAATAAGTCAATGAATTTGGCAATGTTGGCAGGCTTGTTAATTGATTGTCATAGCAATCTAAAAAAGTCAATGAATTTGGCAAGGTTGGCAGGTTTGTGAGTTGGTTGTGGCTGCAATATAAATATGTTAAAGAACTTGGCAAGGTTGGCAGACTTGTGAGTTGGTTGAAGAAGCAATCTAAATATGTCAAAGAATTTGGCAAGTTAGGCAGGCTTGTTAATTGGTTGTAAGAGCAATATAAATAAGTCAAATTATCAAAATATTGTATCCCAGTTAAATCACTTATATTTTTATTTGAAAAAATAACATTCGTAGCATTCACCACCGCCCCACAAGTAGTATCCATCATATTGCCATTCATGCAACCTGCGTAGCCGTTGTTATTTAACCATACTACAAAGTTGGTGTCGGGGATGGTTACGTATTGGGCTTGTGTTTTTTGCGTGGTGCAACATAAAAGTAAAATAAAAAGCGCAAAGCGGATGAATGATTTGGTGATGTTTTGTTGGCGTGTTAATCGCTTAATAGATTTGAAACCTACCGACACTTCGGTCGGCACAGGCTTGAAGGGGTTTGCGCGCGATAATTTTGTAAATGGTTGATTCATATTTTTTCAATTTTAAAAAGGGTAACGTTTTTTAAAGTGATGTAAATATATTTTTTTTTGGCAACAATCGTGCGAGAAAGTTTTTGGTTAAATGCCCATGGCATGGATGTTATTTTATGGCTCTAAACAAATTCGTTTTCTAATCTGTGAATCACGATTTTCCTTTTAAT
It includes:
- a CDS encoding sensor histidine kinase encodes the protein MKNFIKYSLIFCAHFIGVFHVVAQSTEKDSLLTFITTNEKTNIIEALNARIVLASICIKSSDTVLASRLLRESMIISKEKNNYFYLSSTLITWSSYFLSIGNYDASDSCANEALRHLQECSTDDCFYNKVNALSNLSVGKEQKGYIVSSIDLKLKALDIAEKLTHVQKNKTLTLLYSGLASLFANQGQYKKAAYYDNKCVQAQLSLGIRNLNLGDAYVYLADDYMCAGFTDSAAQILHGIKPLVDSLNIPKMYARYYAYSAKLNYLQKNYLQAIDDGVKGRDYALQSRSSKTCMVALLAAGRSYIALQQPQKAMPLLSEDLQIARAVQSLREQSFALKELAIASMQLQKPAEAYEYLLQFEVIKDSIQARNEMIRLNEIETQYQAERRAKAIQLLETEKLLQAASYKQKTTRLYVLVGCLLVVVLIGILVFRNYRQKQIIQTKKIKELEQKKQMDAVSNMILGQETERNRMAKDLHDGIGGMLSGVKLNLSAMKGNMIIHEQAANLFTKSIAQLDSAIREMRRVAHNMMPEALLQLGLAEAIHDYCQGINESKLIEIQFVNLCSNLSLEKSLEIVLYRIVQELTNNAIKHAEAKNLFIQISCNENILNLTIEDDGNGFEVSSFTSLPGNGSGLLNVQSRVDYVKGKMEIVSKPNKGTSVMIEIPINEK
- a CDS encoding response regulator transcription factor — its product is MINIMVVDDHEMVLEGMRNMLARISNVSLVATASNAIDAIAVLKCNQVQVAFVDINLPDISGIELCRKIKKEFASIHVIALSSFAQRSYVSQMIANGASGYLIKSAGKEEIEEAIEAVLKNKIYISKQIGAGYLSPVSDAIPTLTRREKEVLLYISQGLTNKDIAEKIFVSQSTVDSHRKNLLAKFNVQNTASLITIAVKLGVLT
- a CDS encoding cytochrome-c peroxidase → MKLNLFFLLLIVAFCCAFQFAKDSLFQVPPHFPKPVYNFVNNALTKERIFLGRVLFYDPILSRNNTISCASCHSPYSAFAHVDHALSHGIDDKIGIRNAPALFNLAWHDKFMRDGAINHLDMQALAPISNASEMDENISNVVDKLQTSAFYRSLFFDAYGDSMVTGELTLKAISQFMLTLVSANAKYDSVMLGKSNFTSQEKSGYDIFRNNCNSCHTEPLFTNNQLMRNGLPIDSLLNDYGRYTITKLNADSLKFKVPSLRNIEFTFPYMHDGRFKKLNDVINHYVTTGSNKNDFESALNHPIQLTSDQKVDLIAFLLTLSDKQFLIDSSYHFPREILNKMNK
- a CDS encoding YHYH protein; this encodes MMRKLNLLIAMFAIVTVCKAQLSPAITSWLQNTTQTGTYYMAGNSIAQSNGILVNCQLVEYSANNVYIHTTGVPAYPTGPFLDGNPSVASNQNAIFKFPLAPVQNTGQPNPTTPGNIGVLINGVAMFDYRDGVAWNPNSSALCGGPGNPPCPGGMGVVMDWNRDAVPAEMDGFDCSKAHPAMGNYHHHQNPSAFKWDINILSTVCNLYDADGLYSINSAMHSPLIGFAYDGFPIYGAYGYKNANGTGGIERIRSGYQLRNITVRNIDPNGNTVSAGPNVSATYPLGYFKEDYEFIAHPNQEEYLDTHNGRFCITPEYPLGTYCYFATVDSNWNSAYPYFVGPTFYGVHANRKVTVVNELTTVYSPTIGIKDDDENKLMVRVSPNPSSEFIVIQVIGLNREALQVALYDASGKLISTSSINAGATNTFIDARTIYAGNYIVKVTGQRSSVSQQITIVK
- a CDS encoding T9SS type A sorting domain-containing protein, with amino-acid sequence MYYIFTAGPENYVTGFQYNIVDMSSNGGLGSVILKNQILYTPTTERINAITHGNGTDIWILSHASIGNEFVAYLLTAAGLNPVPVISNVGPVFNTANLNSLGYLKFSPQGNRVAMAVYEPDFFYVFDFDSLTGILTNPITLNSTGSNEGAYGVEFSPNGHVLYGSSSNFVKLFQWDLSSGNSVTINASRIDIPATTMGGFSLGGIQLAPNGKIYIAHNTSDWLSVVNNPNIVGFGCNYVDSGIYLLGKLCQYGLPNLNQSAYRSIGIEKFCFGDATNFSANDSINYVSFEWNFDDPASGPLNVSYSATTSHVYTSTGNYTAQLIRTNLVPPFSDTTFYNLTINALPVVNLGNDTIACASLVLDGGAGFTNYLWNNGTSTQTMFTNSSATYTVTVTDANGCMGSDVILAIVNPNPQIIFNAFAMDTLCKNAGLQTINPPNPLGGTLTGNGLTGLTFDPSAVATGWNYFYYVYLDSNSCSNAATDSVWVDNCLGVNLLEGNIYFMVAPNPTNDFITITTNLASSNCIIALHDMLGKELLTQKLNATNTQINLQGLSAGNYLLKLFDENNLLGVKRAVKMK
- a CDS encoding DUF4160 domain-containing protein, whose translation is MGSFLSAMPKLYEYLGIVFLFYSDEHLPVHVHAQYQDFQNKLAFIYEDGVFVGLKIKKVRGFKELPLAQLSDAKIFCTVYQKQILEKWNDFFILKKKIKSEKITKKIKGV
- a CDS encoding DUF2442 domain-containing protein — its product is MKIINIIDAIYKEGYKLQLTFNDKKVRVVDFEKFLKTKPHPQYNKYNKISNFKKFKIEWGNVVWGKNWDLIFPVDQLYRGKIL